GGGATTCCTGAAGGAAAGTCCTACACTCATAACCCTTTCGTTCTGTATCCTGATGGCGCTGAACGTTGTATTCTCCAATGTGTGGGGTATTATCCTTAAGGAGTGGAAAGGATGCTCGCCGAAGACCATTGCCGTGCTCATTCTTGGCATCATAGTCTTGGTTGTTTCGTGCTTCCTTCCACAGCTTATAGGATAGTGAGTGTGATAATTATTGTGTTTTAGTGATAAACCACCTTACGGTTGCCTGCAACGTAGATGGTGTGGGGAAGGGCAGAGTCGGGATCGACACGCTGCCCTTTCAAGTTGTACAGATATTCAACTGACGAAGTAGTCTGCTGACCGTCCTTGTAGGTGCGAGGAGCAGAAATGCCCGAAGGCTTCTCCATTGGGGTGACAGAGAAATTGTCGAATCGTATCACAGAGTTGTGGGTACGGAATCCTGCACGTCCGGTGATGAATGGTTTGGAATCCGTATAGACAATCACTGGTTTTTCCATATCGTCGAGATAGCATCGGATGGTAGCTCCCTCTACTTCGACTTTCATGTGATGAGGCTGGGTAGGCGACACATTCTTGTTGGCTGTAGCCAAGGTTTGCCATCCGTAATTGTGCTTGCCCAATGCTACCGATGTGGTACCGGCCATGAAGATGTAGCCCTGGAGGAAATCGGTGCCCAATACAGGATTGTCGTCAGCACCGCCAGTAGAAGCGTTCGTGGTGCGGAAAAGCAGTCCGCCATTCATGGATGTGCCTGTATAGATGACGTCACACTCTACAGTATAGTTCGTGAGGTGTATGTCATCGAACCCTCCCATCAGCATTTTACCATAGCCACCAGTTGACTCAAGTTGACCATCCGCAATGGTCCAGTAGCCTTCTTGGTATCCCCATTCGCTGTTGAATCCATTGTCAAAGTTGTCGGCCATGGCATGAGGACTGATCACGCCGCGTTTGAACAGGTATTCGCAGATGATGGGCTGTCCGTCAATCACTTCAAGTGTCAGTGTGTGCTTACCGCCAGGAAGTGTGATGTCGTAGATGGGCTCGCTGACTATTGACGAGTGTGTGGAGGGTAGTGTACGGCTTCCTGTTACGGCCTTTCCGTCTATGAATAGGCGAATATGGGCCTCGGTAGTCGATTTGTAGGTTAAACTGAGATGGTAGAGATTGTCTTTTTGAATGTTCACCTGATAATCCAGTTTGCTGCCGGCACCACATTTCATGCCATTGGTATTTCCCTTTCCAATAGAATAGGAAACGGCACGCACGTCGTCGCTCTTTTCTGTGCACATAGAGGCTGATATAATGCCAGGGATAGGAAGACTGACACCCAGTATGCCGCTGCCGTCAACGTAGGGGCTGATGGCAATATAGGAGAAGTCGGCTGTCGATGATTGGGTAGAATAACCCACTTTTCCTCCATGCATCTGTGTCGTAATCTGATATTTGCGCATGCCGTCAATGTACACTTTAGTAAACCGTCCGTTCTTCTCAATGCGGATGGCATGCCAGCACGATGGGTCGAAGTCTTTTGGAAGCGAAATGACACGATTGCTTTTCTCTGAACCATCTTCAACGACAACGACTTCCAATTTCTTTTCAGTAGTATTGATGCGAGCCTCAGCATAATTGTCGGCATCCAGATAGGAAAAGACAGCTCCGCAGTATCCGTTGCCGTCAGTTGCGCGTAAGGTAAATTCTGCAGTATATTCGTCGTAGGAATAGTCCCCGAAAATGGCTGTGCAGTGTCCGTTGCTATTGTCCTGACTCAGGTGATCATTGTCCATGATGTGCCAATTACCTCCGTTTGTCGTCCATTGGCTGCCCAACACGCTGCGTTCAAAATAGTCATTAAAAGCAACAAGAGGACGGTCTTGCTCCCAGTCGGTGGGACCCGTCATAATCAGTTTGTCGCCAGAGAAACCAATACGCTCAAAATTGAGCAGACGTCGGGCCTTGTTGTCCTGTAAGTTATGATAACAGAAGAAATAAGTGTCCAAGTCAGGACCGATGAAGGCTGTTCCGTGTCCCAGTGCTTTGTGGGTAGGCGTTTCCGTATCGATGAGAATGGGATTCTGGTCACTTTGAGGGCGGAATCCGCTAAGTGGGCCTCCATCGCTGATAGCATAGTCTATTCTGTAGCCATTGGTCCATACGTGGTTGCCTGTATAGAGGAGGTAATACAGATTATTGCGTTTGAACACACAAGGACCTTCTGTCCACTGTCCTGTGATGCAGCAGCCTAAGTCAACATCATTGCCAAAACTCAGATGTGTGGGCATGGTACATCCGCGAATACCTCCATTATTGGCATGGTAGAAATACCAGTTGCCATCATCATCAATAAACATAGATCCGTCAATGTCGCGTCCCAGGTTGCCAGTCTGATGAGTGAAAGGGCCAAGCGGACTGTCGCTGGTAAGAAGATAGTGGCCTCCACCGCGTGGTGAGGTACACATATAGAATTTCCCATTCCAATAAATTACCTCTGGGGCATAAGCCACAGCTGTTGTCTCGTCGGTGCAACAGATATAGGAAGAGGACCATTCCATCAAGTCTTTTGAACGCCAACAGTAGATGTTACGGTCGCCGGCACTCACATAGAGGTAGTAATAACCGCGATATTTCATGATGTAAGGATCGCCCAGGCTTCGGTCTTCCAATCCGGGAAGAACCATAGGGTTGATCCAACCTTCTGCTAGTGAAAAACAGACGTTATTGAACGTCAGAAGCAAGAACGCTATAATAAGTATTCTTTTCATTTTATTTATGGATTAAGGGGTTGTTGGCGTGTTTCTTATTTTTTGAGGTATTTCTTTCCGTCAGCAATGTAAATGCCTTTAACCTGTTTTGAATTGCTGAAGTTGCGGCCTGC
The sequence above is a segment of the Prevotella sp. E9-3 genome. Coding sequences within it:
- a CDS encoding family 43 glycosylhydrolase, which gives rise to MKRILIIAFLLLTFNNVCFSLAEGWINPMVLPGLEDRSLGDPYIMKYRGYYYLYVSAGDRNIYCWRSKDLMEWSSSYICCTDETTAVAYAPEVIYWNGKFYMCTSPRGGGHYLLTSDSPLGPFTHQTGNLGRDIDGSMFIDDDGNWYFYHANNGGIRGCTMPTHLSFGNDVDLGCCITGQWTEGPCVFKRNNLYYLLYTGNHVWTNGYRIDYAISDGGPLSGFRPQSDQNPILIDTETPTHKALGHGTAFIGPDLDTYFFCYHNLQDNKARRLLNFERIGFSGDKLIMTGPTDWEQDRPLVAFNDYFERSVLGSQWTTNGGNWHIMDNDHLSQDNSNGHCTAIFGDYSYDEYTAEFTLRATDGNGYCGAVFSYLDADNYAEARINTTEKKLEVVVVEDGSEKSNRVISLPKDFDPSCWHAIRIEKNGRFTKVYIDGMRKYQITTQMHGGKVGYSTQSSTADFSYIAISPYVDGSGILGVSLPIPGIISASMCTEKSDDVRAVSYSIGKGNTNGMKCGAGSKLDYQVNIQKDNLYHLSLTYKSTTEAHIRLFIDGKAVTGSRTLPSTHSSIVSEPIYDITLPGGKHTLTLEVIDGQPIICEYLFKRGVISPHAMADNFDNGFNSEWGYQEGYWTIADGQLESTGGYGKMLMGGFDDIHLTNYTVECDVIYTGTSMNGGLLFRTTNASTGGADDNPVLGTDFLQGYIFMAGTTSVALGKHNYGWQTLATANKNVSPTQPHHMKVEVEGATIRCYLDDMEKPVIVYTDSKPFITGRAGFRTHNSVIRFDNFSVTPMEKPSGISAPRTYKDGQQTTSSVEYLYNLKGQRVDPDSALPHTIYVAGNRKVVYH